The following are from one region of the Nicotiana tabacum cultivar K326 chromosome 3, ASM71507v2, whole genome shotgun sequence genome:
- the LOC107820282 gene encoding uncharacterized protein LOC107820282 isoform X1 encodes MEYFQKAKSVRLRSHHEKYLLADPDQETVYQDRTGSSRSAKWSVEFPEGFDNVVRLKSCYGKYLTASDEQFLFGVTGQKVIQSLPNKLDSSIEWEPMKEEGSLVKLKTRYGNYLRANSGLPPWRNSVTHDIPHRHQDWILWEVDTVELLPAESPESISRSESVGDDLSSSFHLTTAKFSRTQSALKSEGRLIYYHVPDENGNANDSVEGPSFQFKGHGLEELTQKLEEETGLENIIVCSRNKFNGNLYPLRLSLPPNNATMHVVVIPASSKECWCFRSAIRKIPYINHRPQYGAGC; translated from the exons ATGGAATATTTCCAGAAAGCCAAATCTGTTAGGCTAAGGAGCCACCACGAGAAATACTTATTAGCTGATCCTGATCAAGAAACCGTATACCAAGATCGCACTGGATCTTCAAGGAGTGCAAAATGGAGTGTTGAATTCCCAGAAGGATTCGACAATGTTGTCCGATTAAAGAGTTGTTATGGCAAATACTTAACAGCCTCAGATGAACAATTTCTGTTTGGTGTAACGGGTCAAAAAGTGATACAAAGTTTGCCTAATAAATTGGATTCATCAATTGAGTGGGAACCAATGAAAGAAGAAGGTTCCTTAGTGAAACTGAAAACTAGATATGGGAACTATTTAAGGGCAAATAGTGGATTACCACCTTGGAGAAATTCAGTTACACATGATATACCTCATAGGCATCAAGATTGGATCTTATGGGAAGTTGATACTGTTGAGTTATTGCCAGCTGAATCGCCTGAAAGCATTTCGAGATCAGAATCAGTGGGTGATGATTTGAGCTCATCTTTTCATCTTACCACTGCTAAATTTTCCAGGACTCAG TCCGCACTGAAGTCTGAAGGTCGGCTAATCTATTATCATGTGCCGGATGAAAATGGAAATGCGAATGATTCAGTGGAAGGGCCTTCTTTTCAGTTCAAAGGTCATGGATTAGAGGAACTGACTCAAAAGTTGGAGGAAGAAACAGGTCTGGAGAATATTATTGTTTGTTCGCGGAACAAATTTAATGGAAATTTATATCCTCTTCGTTTATCATTACCTCCAAACAATGCAACTATGCATGTTGTTGTAATACCTGCATCGTCTAAAG AGTGTTGGTGTTTTCGCTCAGCTATTAGAAAGATCCCATATATAAACCACAGGCCTCAGTATGGAGCGGGTTGTTGA
- the LOC107820282 gene encoding uncharacterized protein LOC107820282 isoform X2 produces MEYFQKAKSVRLRSHHEKYLLADPDQETVYQDRTGSSRSAKWSVEFPEGFDNVVRLKSCYGKYLTASDEQFLFGVTGQKVIQSLPNKLDSSIEWEPMKEEGSLVKLKTRYGNYLRANSGLPPWRNSVTHDIPHRHQDWILWEVDTVELLPAESPESISRSESVGDDLSSSFHLTTAKFSRTQSALKSEGRLIYYHVPDENGNANDSVEGPSFQFKGHGLEELTQKLEEETGLENIIVCSRNKFNGNLYPLRLSLPPNNATMHVVVIPASSKVAKELMADVPTSKWSVVKTLS; encoded by the exons ATGGAATATTTCCAGAAAGCCAAATCTGTTAGGCTAAGGAGCCACCACGAGAAATACTTATTAGCTGATCCTGATCAAGAAACCGTATACCAAGATCGCACTGGATCTTCAAGGAGTGCAAAATGGAGTGTTGAATTCCCAGAAGGATTCGACAATGTTGTCCGATTAAAGAGTTGTTATGGCAAATACTTAACAGCCTCAGATGAACAATTTCTGTTTGGTGTAACGGGTCAAAAAGTGATACAAAGTTTGCCTAATAAATTGGATTCATCAATTGAGTGGGAACCAATGAAAGAAGAAGGTTCCTTAGTGAAACTGAAAACTAGATATGGGAACTATTTAAGGGCAAATAGTGGATTACCACCTTGGAGAAATTCAGTTACACATGATATACCTCATAGGCATCAAGATTGGATCTTATGGGAAGTTGATACTGTTGAGTTATTGCCAGCTGAATCGCCTGAAAGCATTTCGAGATCAGAATCAGTGGGTGATGATTTGAGCTCATCTTTTCATCTTACCACTGCTAAATTTTCCAGGACTCAG TCCGCACTGAAGTCTGAAGGTCGGCTAATCTATTATCATGTGCCGGATGAAAATGGAAATGCGAATGATTCAGTGGAAGGGCCTTCTTTTCAGTTCAAAGGTCATGGATTAGAGGAACTGACTCAAAAGTTGGAGGAAGAAACAGGTCTGGAGAATATTATTGTTTGTTCGCGGAACAAATTTAATGGAAATTTATATCCTCTTCGTTTATCATTACCTCCAAACAATGCAACTATGCATGTTGTTGTAATACCTGCATCGTCTAAAG TGGCAAAAGAACTGATGGCAGATGTTCCCACTTCCAAATGGTCGGTGGTGAAGACTCTATCGTGA